Proteins from a genomic interval of Flammeovirgaceae bacterium SG7u.111:
- a CDS encoding metallophosphoesterase, whose translation MKNRLCCLGLLFLFSVQLSHAQKLIADWTFHPNYTLYRNAENYPGNKIEPLQSKFELFKTIGGPIQFYGEAPTQRLTNFLEYDKIPSEQFTIEFWLLNHVNMPVGTMMALRNPKGKKDTPWLVGYYGDEVVFHLETEAGQKTLTSKIQRGWKKYWGHLVATYDGKIMKLYLNGKLLKEEPASGKLNITPETEIELAGYFGKEPYMEISNLVKTSRMYDYALDKAEITDNFEALQKQVEAGAFFADTFHFNAGPYLHYATQNSINILWETSQQATASIAYGTTLPLGNSKTITDVAYIQETTLDGLEAATPYFYEITATSVDGTEMKSGILTFSTAVEEKDAFSFCILGDTESRPHVNNRLGEMIWEERPNFLLHLGDITDGGKKPHKFEWNYEYFTGIVPVASRIPVFPVPGNGEDDLYWYERYHKLPAPEAYYSFRYGNAEFFMLNSNAASELKKGGKQYEWLKEQLAKSDAEWKFITHHHCPFSSDEDDFGNTWEGKKSIESDPRFDDLKPLYEANGIDVVFYGHVHAYERTYPIKEGAIDKENGIVYVKSGGAGGNLEDFAPTHTWFSNKIQRGNHYLRVDLFDNQFELRMYDLEGRLKDIMRIEK comes from the coding sequence ATGAAAAATAGATTATGTTGCCTTGGATTGCTCTTCCTGTTTTCGGTTCAACTATCCCACGCCCAGAAACTAATAGCTGATTGGACTTTTCACCCCAACTATACCTTATATAGAAATGCAGAAAATTATCCGGGCAATAAAATAGAACCTCTACAGAGCAAATTTGAACTTTTCAAAACCATAGGCGGGCCTATTCAATTCTACGGTGAAGCCCCTACCCAAAGGCTTACCAATTTCCTAGAGTATGACAAAATTCCCTCAGAGCAATTTACGATAGAATTCTGGCTGCTAAACCATGTCAACATGCCTGTAGGAACTATGATGGCGCTCAGAAACCCAAAGGGCAAAAAAGACACCCCATGGCTAGTTGGCTACTATGGCGATGAGGTAGTTTTCCATCTTGAAACCGAAGCAGGACAGAAAACTCTTACGTCAAAAATACAACGAGGATGGAAAAAATACTGGGGACATTTAGTCGCTACTTATGATGGAAAAATCATGAAACTTTACCTCAACGGCAAACTACTTAAGGAAGAACCTGCAAGTGGAAAGTTGAATATTACTCCCGAAACTGAAATTGAACTAGCGGGATATTTTGGCAAGGAGCCTTATATGGAAATCAGCAATTTGGTGAAGACAAGCCGCATGTATGATTATGCTCTTGACAAGGCAGAAATAACCGATAACTTTGAAGCTCTGCAAAAGCAAGTGGAAGCCGGAGCATTCTTTGCCGATACCTTCCACTTTAATGCAGGTCCTTATCTGCATTATGCAACTCAAAACAGTATCAATATACTTTGGGAAACTAGCCAACAGGCAACAGCGAGCATAGCTTACGGAACAACCCTCCCCTTAGGTAATTCTAAAACAATTACCGACGTAGCTTATATCCAAGAGACCACACTAGATGGTTTAGAAGCAGCAACTCCATATTTTTATGAGATCACAGCTACATCGGTAGATGGCACGGAGATGAAATCGGGCATACTGACTTTTTCCACAGCAGTAGAGGAAAAAGATGCTTTTTCCTTCTGTATATTAGGCGATACGGAAAGCCGACCGCATGTCAACAACAGATTGGGGGAAATGATTTGGGAGGAACGCCCAAACTTCCTACTCCACCTTGGCGACATTACCGATGGAGGCAAAAAGCCACACAAATTCGAGTGGAATTATGAATATTTCACGGGAATTGTTCCTGTAGCAAGCCGTATCCCAGTATTCCCCGTGCCCGGAAATGGAGAAGATGATTTGTATTGGTACGAGCGCTACCATAAACTCCCAGCTCCTGAAGCTTATTACTCCTTTCGCTATGGCAATGCGGAGTTTTTCATGCTCAACAGCAATGCAGCATCCGAATTGAAAAAGGGTGGCAAGCAATATGAGTGGCTGAAAGAACAACTTGCTAAGTCTGATGCCGAATGGAAATTCATCACCCACCACCATTGCCCGTTCTCTTCCGATGAAGATGATTTTGGCAATACGTGGGAAGGCAAAAAAAGCATAGAAAGCGACCCTCGATTCGATGACCTGAAACCTTTATACGAAGCTAATGGGATTGATGTGGTTTTCTACGGTCACGTGCATGCTTACGAACGAACATACCCGATAAAAGAAGGGGCTATCGACAAAGAAAATGGAATTGTTTATGTGAAAAGTGGCGGAGCTGGTGGTAACTTAGAAGACTTCGCACCTACCCACACTTGGTTTTCCAACAAAATACAACGAGGCAACCATTACCTCCGAGTAGACTTATTTGACAACCAATTTGAGTTGAGAATGTACGATCTGGAAGGGAGATTGAAAGATATTATGAGAATTGAAAAGTGA
- the tenA gene encoding thiaminase II, which yields MKWSTKAWKASEAIYQSITELAFIEELMNGKLPEEKFQFYMLQDSHYLEHFGRALALIGGRAHDTQDMLAFVRFSEGAIVVESALHQFYTDPEQADQSTIEPACHHYIHYLKSTAATEQVEVAMAAVLPCFWIYKAVGDYIYQNQEASNNPYQKWIDTYAGEEFGVLVKQAIDICDKVAAECTPAQQAKMTEAFITASRMEKIFWEGAYDIRKW from the coding sequence ATGAAGTGGTCAACTAAGGCTTGGAAAGCTTCCGAAGCAATTTATCAATCGATTACGGAACTTGCCTTCATAGAAGAACTAATGAACGGGAAGCTCCCTGAAGAAAAGTTTCAATTCTACATGTTACAAGACTCCCATTATTTGGAGCATTTTGGAAGAGCCTTGGCTTTGATTGGGGGAAGAGCGCATGACACACAAGATATGCTCGCCTTCGTCCGCTTTTCCGAAGGGGCAATTGTGGTAGAATCAGCACTACATCAGTTCTATACCGACCCTGAACAGGCGGATCAATCGACTATTGAACCTGCCTGCCATCATTACATCCATTACCTCAAAAGCACTGCTGCTACAGAGCAAGTGGAGGTGGCAATGGCAGCCGTTTTGCCCTGTTTTTGGATTTACAAGGCCGTAGGCGATTACATCTACCAAAACCAAGAAGCATCAAACAACCCGTATCAAAAATGGATAGATACTTATGCTGGGGAAGAGTTTGGGGTATTGGTAAAGCAAGCGATAGATATTTGCGATAAAGTAGCCGCTGAATGTACACCTGCCCAACAAGCAAAAATGACAGAGGCATTCATTACGGCAAGCAGGATGGAAAAGATCTTTTGGGAAGGGGCTTATGATATTAGAAAGTGGTAA
- the thiD gene encoding bifunctional hydroxymethylpyrimidine kinase/phosphomethylpyrimidine kinase, whose translation MEKKHTYPSVLTIAGFDGSGGAGIQADIKATSALGCYSTSVLTALPVQNTCGVKKIYPIPAQAIEDQIHAILEDIFPDAIKIGMVHTTELVDTILNTLQQYPHIPIVFDPVMVATSGHKLIEDATIQAIIEKLFPITEVITPNLDEAAILADMPIRSVEEMQVAGKKIMELGCQSVLLKGGHLPTAQLTSLYFAKNGKVHSYDFEKFQTNNTHGSGCTLSSAIASYIARGESLENAVDLGQQYVHGAIENGKDVLIGKGNGPLNHFYNPHKLIKNEVVN comes from the coding sequence ATGGAAAAGAAACATACCTATCCTTCTGTATTGACCATCGCGGGTTTTGATGGAAGCGGTGGTGCAGGAATCCAAGCAGATATCAAAGCTACTTCTGCATTGGGCTGTTATTCAACATCGGTGTTGACTGCCCTACCCGTACAAAATACCTGCGGGGTAAAAAAGATCTATCCCATTCCGGCTCAGGCTATTGAAGATCAGATCCACGCTATTTTGGAAGACATTTTCCCCGATGCCATCAAAATAGGAATGGTTCATACCACCGAATTGGTCGATACCATTTTGAATACCCTACAACAGTATCCACATATACCAATTGTGTTCGATCCGGTAATGGTCGCTACCAGCGGGCACAAACTTATAGAGGATGCTACGATTCAAGCGATTATCGAAAAACTGTTCCCCATTACCGAAGTAATTACCCCTAATCTAGACGAAGCTGCTATTTTGGCTGATATGCCCATCCGAAGCGTGGAAGAAATGCAGGTAGCGGGTAAAAAAATTATGGAACTAGGCTGCCAATCGGTTTTGCTAAAAGGTGGACACCTACCCACTGCTCAGCTGACCTCCCTTTATTTCGCCAAAAACGGCAAGGTTCATAGCTATGATTTTGAAAAATTCCAAACCAATAACACTCATGGTTCTGGCTGCACGCTTTCTTCTGCTATAGCCAGTTACATCGCTCGGGGCGAGTCATTGGAAAATGCCGTAGACCTTGGGCAACAATATGTTCATGGAGCTATTGAAAACGGGAAAGATGTACTAATTGGGAAAGGCAATGGACCGTTAAATCACTTTTACAACCCTCACAAACTTATAAAAAATGAAGTGGTCAACTAA
- the thiE gene encoding thiamine phosphate synthase yields MQHSVFPYRLYLVVSESDCLGKDFLEVTEEAIKGGVDIVQLREKNISSPAFLTKALRLKEITDRYGVPLIINDDLAVAMQVQASGIHVGNNDLAPTHIRTEWKKCGLLGYSIEYLPQLSNRETEVSDYLGISPVFSTPTKQDTVTEWGLEGVEKIRSLTSKPLVAIGRMSISNAYEVVKAGADCIAVVSAICQAKDPAKAAFELKNQIEKAN; encoded by the coding sequence ATGCAACATTCAGTTTTCCCATATCGGCTATATTTGGTAGTTTCTGAGAGCGATTGCCTCGGCAAGGACTTCTTAGAAGTAACTGAAGAAGCCATAAAAGGCGGTGTTGATATTGTACAGCTTCGTGAGAAGAACATTAGCTCACCTGCCTTTCTTACCAAAGCCCTTCGCCTAAAAGAAATCACAGATAGGTACGGTGTTCCGCTAATCATCAACGATGACCTTGCGGTAGCTATGCAGGTTCAAGCCTCGGGGATCCATGTGGGCAACAACGACTTAGCACCTACCCACATTCGGACCGAATGGAAGAAATGCGGTCTTTTAGGGTACTCAATTGAATACCTCCCCCAGCTAAGCAACCGAGAAACAGAGGTATCCGATTACTTAGGGATCAGCCCTGTTTTTAGCACCCCAACCAAGCAAGACACCGTGACGGAATGGGGATTAGAAGGAGTTGAAAAAATTCGTTCGCTTACGTCAAAACCCTTAGTTGCCATTGGGCGCATGAGTATTTCTAATGCTTATGAGGTTGTAAAAGCAGGGGCGGATTGTATTGCAGTAGTCTCTGCTATATGCCAAGCAAAAGACCCTGCTAAAGCAGCTTTCGAACTTAAAAACCAGATAGAAAAAGCAAACTAA
- the thiM gene encoding hydroxyethylthiazole kinase has translation MKENLWQHVLTVRKKSPLVQNITNYVVMNNTANALLAIGASPIMAHAQPEVKQMIGICQSLVINIGTLDEYWVDAMLSASAEANKLGKPWVLDPVGAGATPYRDETLEKLVALRPPFIRGNASEIVALAKRNTTQTKGVDSTLQSEEAVMAASLLHEQYGSTVCISGETDIIIGEGKQIHMSNGDALMTKVTGLGCSATAIIGAFIAVIEDKVEAVAAATALMSIAGELAANNASGPGSLQVQLLDKLYNISEEEFLGKIKLTVR, from the coding sequence ATGAAAGAGAATCTTTGGCAACACGTCCTCACCGTTCGGAAAAAATCCCCACTCGTTCAAAATATTACCAATTATGTTGTAATGAACAATACGGCAAATGCCTTGCTGGCAATTGGCGCATCCCCTATCATGGCACATGCCCAGCCAGAGGTAAAGCAAATGATTGGTATTTGCCAGTCGCTGGTCATAAACATAGGCACGCTGGACGAATATTGGGTAGACGCTATGCTTTCCGCCAGTGCAGAAGCGAACAAGCTAGGCAAACCTTGGGTACTCGATCCTGTAGGAGCAGGAGCTACTCCCTACCGAGATGAAACCTTGGAAAAACTTGTCGCTCTCCGCCCTCCGTTCATCAGGGGAAATGCTTCCGAAATAGTTGCTTTGGCAAAACGCAACACTACCCAAACAAAAGGAGTAGACAGCACCTTGCAAAGTGAAGAAGCAGTGATGGCAGCCTCGTTATTGCACGAGCAATACGGCTCTACTGTCTGTATCTCGGGTGAAACCGATATCATCATTGGAGAAGGGAAACAAATTCATATGTCGAATGGCGATGCGCTCATGACCAAAGTAACAGGCTTAGGCTGTTCGGCTACGGCTATTATTGGAGCTTTTATCGCCGTGATAGAGGATAAAGTAGAGGCTGTTGCCGCAGCTACGGCATTGATGAGCATTGCAGGAGAACTAGCAGCAAACAATGCTTCAGGTCCTGGGAGTTTGCAGGTGCAATTGCTCGATAAGTTGTACAACATCAGCGAAGAAGAATTCTTAGGAAAGATCAAGCTAACTGTTCGGTAA
- a CDS encoding glycosyl hydrolase has translation MKKLFTIYCLLAAVLFTLPLSAQRKKKKAETSATTTYDPKLYEGLEWRLIGPFRGGRSCAVTGVPGKPQLFYFGATGGGVWKTENAGKTWENISDGFFGGSIGAIAVSEYDNNVIYVGGGEKTVRGNVSYGYGMWKSVDAGKTWENIGLNESRHIGRVRVHPKNPDIVYAAVMGDLYKPTQERGVYKSTDGGKTWKKTLFATADAGAVDLVIDPGNPRVLYASTWHIRRTPYSLISGGEGSDLWKSTDGGDTWKKITENKGLPKGTWGIAGVAVSPVNSERIFAQIEAEEGGLYRSDDAGKTWSKVNSDRALRQRAWYYTRVYCDTKDQDVVYVLNVRYHKSTDGGKTFKPHVAPHGDHHDLWIAPEDPERMIIGDDGGAQISNDGGSSWSTYHNQPTAQFYRVVTDNAFPYRIYAAQQDNSTIRIAHRSTGSSISEDDWESTAGGESAHIAPSPENPDIVYGGSYGGFLTRVNHKTDEARSINVWPDNPMGYGAEGMKYRFQWNFPIFFSPHNPKKLYSASNHLHVTENGGHSWETISPDLTTNDSSKLGPSGGPITKDNTGVEYYSTIFAAIESPYEKDLLWTGSDDGLIHVSKDGGKTWSNVTPPQMPAFNMINSIEASPFVKGGAYVAATKYKSGDYRPYLYKTEDYGATWTEITSGIDPGHFTRVVRADPDRKGLLYAGTETGMYISFDDGANWQPFQQNLPIVPITDLTIKNKNLIAATQGRSLWIIDDLGPIHQLSDEVAQADAFLFDPLPAYRMKGRQAKDLKTAGTNHPGGVMTYFQLKQAPDSAFVVKLEFLEADGDVIKSFASNAKEKKEKLSDLKAGLNRFVWNTRYDDAKDFEGMILWWASMQGPKAVPGKYKVRLTVNEEVMESDFEILPDPRIEATVEDMQAQFDFLLAVRDKMTETHEAIINIRAAKEQIGGLTAMIKKDSTLSEVVDAGDELIKKMEEVEKTLYQTKNRSGQDPLNFPIQLNNKLGHLTSLVSISDDRPTEQAEAFRKEVTAKIDEQLKIWETIKTNEVPAFNKLVKEKSVDAIILEE, from the coding sequence ATGAAAAAATTATTCACTATTTACTGCCTCTTAGCGGCAGTGCTATTTACTTTGCCTCTTTCCGCCCAGCGGAAGAAAAAGAAAGCGGAAACCTCCGCAACAACAACCTACGACCCAAAACTTTATGAAGGCTTGGAATGGCGACTGATCGGACCCTTTAGGGGCGGCAGGTCTTGCGCCGTTACGGGCGTCCCCGGCAAACCGCAGCTTTTCTACTTCGGTGCTACGGGCGGCGGGGTTTGGAAAACCGAAAATGCGGGCAAAACTTGGGAAAATATCTCCGACGGATTTTTTGGTGGCTCTATTGGTGCTATAGCCGTGAGCGAGTACGACAACAATGTGATCTACGTAGGCGGTGGTGAAAAAACTGTCCGTGGAAATGTTTCCTATGGCTATGGCATGTGGAAGTCGGTAGATGCTGGAAAGACATGGGAAAACATCGGTTTAAACGAGTCGAGGCACATCGGTAGGGTTCGAGTTCACCCCAAAAACCCTGATATAGTCTATGCCGCGGTAATGGGAGACCTATACAAGCCAACCCAAGAGCGTGGCGTGTATAAAAGTACCGATGGTGGAAAAACTTGGAAAAAAACACTTTTTGCCACAGCAGACGCAGGTGCGGTGGACTTGGTGATAGATCCGGGAAACCCACGGGTGCTATACGCAAGTACTTGGCATATCCGCAGAACGCCATATAGCCTAATAAGCGGTGGCGAAGGTTCTGACCTCTGGAAAAGTACCGATGGCGGCGATACATGGAAAAAAATCACTGAAAACAAAGGCTTGCCAAAAGGCACTTGGGGCATAGCGGGCGTTGCTGTTTCCCCCGTGAACTCCGAGCGGATTTTTGCCCAGATAGAAGCGGAAGAAGGCGGGCTTTACCGCTCCGACGATGCTGGTAAAACATGGAGCAAGGTCAATAGCGACCGTGCCCTTCGCCAAAGGGCTTGGTATTACACCCGAGTGTATTGCGATACAAAAGACCAAGATGTGGTATATGTGCTGAATGTTCGCTATCACAAATCGACCGATGGAGGTAAAACCTTCAAACCGCACGTTGCCCCTCACGGCGACCATCACGACTTGTGGATTGCCCCAGAAGACCCAGAAAGGATGATCATTGGCGACGATGGCGGTGCGCAAATCTCGAACGATGGAGGAAGTAGCTGGTCAACGTACCACAACCAACCTACGGCACAGTTTTACAGAGTTGTAACGGACAACGCCTTCCCTTACCGAATTTATGCAGCGCAACAAGATAACTCAACCATCCGAATTGCCCACCGCAGCACAGGCAGCAGTATCTCCGAAGACGATTGGGAATCGACCGCAGGTGGGGAAAGTGCCCATATCGCCCCAAGCCCCGAAAATCCAGATATTGTCTATGGTGGCAGTTACGGTGGCTTCCTCACACGGGTGAACCACAAAACAGACGAGGCAAGATCAATAAACGTGTGGCCAGACAACCCAATGGGCTACGGCGCAGAAGGAATGAAATACCGTTTCCAATGGAATTTCCCTATTTTCTTCTCGCCTCATAACCCTAAGAAATTGTATTCTGCGTCCAACCATTTACATGTCACAGAAAATGGCGGGCATAGCTGGGAAACCATCAGCCCTGACCTCACTACCAACGATTCGAGTAAGCTTGGCCCTTCGGGCGGTCCTATCACCAAGGACAACACAGGCGTGGAATATTACAGCACCATTTTCGCAGCTATCGAATCGCCTTATGAAAAAGACCTGCTCTGGACTGGCTCGGACGATGGGCTTATCCATGTGAGCAAAGACGGTGGCAAGACTTGGAGCAATGTAACCCCTCCGCAAATGCCTGCTTTCAACATGATCAATAGCATTGAGGCAAGTCCATTTGTAAAAGGCGGTGCATATGTAGCTGCAACCAAATACAAATCAGGAGATTACCGCCCTTACCTTTACAAAACCGAGGACTACGGAGCTACTTGGACGGAGATTACTTCGGGAATAGACCCAGGGCACTTTACCCGTGTGGTAAGAGCCGATCCTGACCGAAAAGGGTTGCTTTATGCAGGAACAGAAACAGGCATGTACATCTCTTTTGACGACGGGGCAAACTGGCAACCATTCCAACAAAACCTGCCCATTGTACCTATCACCGACCTCACCATCAAGAACAAAAACTTGATAGCGGCTACCCAAGGGCGAAGCCTATGGATCATCGACGATTTGGGACCTATCCACCAACTTTCAGACGAGGTTGCCCAAGCGGATGCCTTCCTTTTCGATCCATTGCCAGCTTACCGTATGAAAGGTCGCCAAGCCAAAGACCTGAAAACCGCTGGCACCAACCATCCCGGCGGAGTAATGACGTATTTCCAGCTCAAGCAAGCTCCAGATTCAGCTTTTGTAGTAAAACTGGAATTTTTGGAAGCCGATGGCGATGTGATAAAAAGCTTTGCTTCGAATGCGAAGGAAAAGAAAGAAAAACTCTCTGATCTGAAAGCTGGGCTGAACCGCTTTGTGTGGAATACTCGCTACGACGACGCCAAAGATTTCGAGGGAATGATTTTGTGGTGGGCATCTATGCAAGGACCAAAAGCCGTTCCGGGCAAATACAAAGTTAGGCTCACCGTGAACGAAGAGGTGATGGAAAGCGACTTTGAAATTTTGCCCGACCCACGTATAGAAGCCACCGTGGAAGATATGCAAGCCCAGTTCGATTTCTTGCTGGCCGTTCGGGATAAAATGACCGAAACCCACGAAGCCATTATCAATATAAGAGCAGCTAAAGAGCAGATTGGTGGCCTTACGGCAATGATCAAAAAAGATTCTACCCTGAGCGAAGTGGTAGATGCTGGGGACGAGCTGATAAAGAAAATGGAAGAAGTGGAAAAAACGCTTTACCAAACCAAAAACCGAAGCGGGCAAGACCCACTCAACTTCCCCATCCAGCTCAACAACAAGCTAGGCCACCTCACCTCGCTCGTGAGCATCAGCGATGACCGCCCAACCGAGCAAGCCGAGGCGTTCCGCAAGGAAGTAACCGCCAAAATTGATGAGCAATTGAAGATTTGGGAAACGATAAAAACCAATGAAGTCCCTGCCTTCAACAAACTGGTAAAAGAAAAATCAGTGGATGCGATTATTTTGGAGGAGTAG
- a CDS encoding DUF4019 domain-containing protein: protein MKKLLTILTCSLIITSCSFNQKEVIILKTLDQFDTQEENEQLGIDLLNYRFPVFMQQKFPDFTQDIYSNITYQYFIQDNNKQVSFRLILSNDALKYKDKIVNYFEETVDNQVERQVADKELFDNATKITLEHFDQLDKHDFDGFWDNTSDILGEMTTKDAFFESIKGRESISTIGGKRTFYCKQYYENMPGVDKTGFYVICFTFENDKNMIEQLTYHKDENGLKIIGYDYRMPN, encoded by the coding sequence ATGAAAAAATTACTTACAATTCTGACATGTAGTTTGATTATTACCAGCTGTTCATTTAATCAGAAAGAGGTGATTATTTTAAAAACTCTTGACCAGTTTGATACTCAAGAGGAAAATGAGCAACTTGGGATTGACCTTTTGAATTATAGATTTCCTGTTTTTATGCAACAAAAGTTTCCCGATTTTACACAGGATATTTATAGTAATATTACTTATCAATACTTTATTCAGGATAATAATAAACAAGTCTCATTCAGGTTGATTTTAAGCAATGATGCTCTTAAATACAAGGATAAGATAGTTAATTACTTCGAAGAGACTGTTGATAATCAAGTAGAGAGACAGGTTGCAGATAAAGAACTGTTTGATAATGCTACAAAAATAACATTAGAACATTTTGACCAGCTAGACAAACACGATTTTGATGGATTTTGGGATAATACATCTGATATTTTAGGAGAAATGACAACTAAAGATGCATTTTTTGAATCTATAAAAGGTCGAGAGAGCATTAGTACGATTGGAGGTAAACGAACTTTTTATTGTAAACAGTATTATGAGAATATGCCTGGGGTTGATAAAACTGGATTCTATGTGATATGCTTTACTTTTGAGAATGACAAAAATATGATTGAGCAATTGACATATCATAAGGATGAAAATGGGTTGAAAATAATTGGATACGACTATAGGATGCCAAATTAA
- a CDS encoding efflux RND transporter periplasmic adaptor subunit has translation MKKKYHFCLPLLFLGSMLLLFSCSEESAKQTAPPPEIQVINVIKKDVPIKHSFVGQVYGFKDIPIRARVEGYLEGIHFDEGFPVKKGQLLYTVDAQPYQAEVAAMKSKVAEAKTYLVNAENELARYKPLAEINAVSKSDLDAAQASRDAAAASLDAANANLRISQINLGYTQIASPINGLIGKTEAREGEFVGRDPNPVILNVVSNIEKVRVQFFLTESEYLVIAREFSKGLAEDGTIDKSNQVNQNNMELILADGTVYEHKGSVDFLGRDIDVSTGSILVQALFENPNGLLRPGMYAKVRVQFDIAKGALLVPQRCVTELQGQYSIYVVEADNTIKSRQVKVTTKHGDLWMVTEGLKGDELVVTDGLQKVATGMSVKPALMEFESKTETNN, from the coding sequence ATGAAAAAGAAATACCATTTTTGCCTTCCGCTACTTTTTTTGGGAAGTATGCTGCTGCTTTTTTCTTGCAGTGAGGAAAGTGCTAAGCAAACAGCACCTCCCCCCGAAATCCAAGTTATTAATGTGATAAAGAAAGATGTCCCTATCAAGCATAGTTTTGTGGGGCAGGTGTATGGGTTTAAAGATATCCCGATCAGGGCAAGGGTAGAGGGATACCTAGAAGGGATACATTTTGATGAGGGCTTTCCTGTAAAGAAAGGGCAATTGCTGTATACGGTCGATGCTCAGCCGTACCAAGCTGAAGTAGCTGCTATGAAAAGTAAGGTGGCCGAGGCTAAAACGTATTTGGTAAACGCAGAAAATGAGTTGGCAAGGTACAAGCCGCTTGCCGAAATAAATGCGGTAAGTAAAAGTGATTTGGATGCGGCCCAGGCTAGCCGAGATGCGGCAGCGGCATCTCTGGATGCTGCCAACGCTAACCTCAGGATTTCTCAAATAAACTTAGGCTACACGCAAATAGCGTCGCCAATAAACGGGCTAATAGGAAAAACAGAAGCAAGGGAAGGAGAATTTGTGGGAAGAGACCCTAACCCGGTAATATTGAACGTTGTATCGAACATTGAAAAAGTAAGGGTGCAATTTTTTCTTACAGAATCGGAGTATTTAGTTATAGCAAGAGAGTTTTCCAAAGGTCTTGCTGAAGACGGCACAATTGATAAATCTAATCAAGTAAACCAAAACAACATGGAGCTGATACTTGCTGATGGCACAGTATACGAGCACAAGGGTTCCGTGGATTTTTTGGGTAGGGATATTGACGTAAGCACGGGCTCTATATTGGTGCAGGCACTTTTTGAGAACCCCAATGGCTTGCTAAGACCAGGGATGTATGCTAAAGTAAGGGTTCAGTTTGATATAGCTAAGGGAGCGCTGTTGGTGCCCCAAAGGTGTGTGACAGAATTGCAAGGGCAGTATTCTATCTATGTAGTTGAGGCTGATAATACCATAAAGTCAAGGCAAGTAAAAGTGACTACCAAGCATGGTGACCTTTGGATGGTTACGGAAGGGCTCAAAGGTGATGAGCTAGTAGTGACAGATGGATTGCAAAAAGTAGCGACTGGTATGAGTGTGAAACCTGCCCTTATGGAGTTTGAAAGTAAAACCGAAACAAATAACTAA